A stretch of DNA from Vulcanisaeta thermophila:
ATGGCTTTGATGCATTAATGAGCGCGAGGAATGTCTGGGGGGCCTGCGACTTCCTAGTCACTAGGGATTACGATGCCGTGCTCCATGTGGGCCATGCATTACCACCTAATATTAGGAACATCATCAATGCGAACCACGGTATTGAGGAAGAGGTAAGGCATGGTGAGGTGGAGGTTCTTAGGTTGAGGGGTGGCGAGACCGTGGTATTCGCGCCAGCCTATTACAAACCCCATGGGGAGTTACTGAGTAAATTATCGGGAGAGCTCAAGTCCCTGGTCCAGGATGATTCAATAATTGCCTACTCATTACCGTATAGGTTATTTGCCGAAGCCCTGAGCGGGATGTTAAATGCCAAGCTTGCGCCCTCCGCAATAACTGGTTGCTTTGTTGGTTATCCAATACCCAACGTGGTTTTCTTCGTGGGCAGTGGTTACTTCTACCCACTCACCTTCAAACTACTAAAGCCCAGTGCCAGGGTTTACCTAGTGGATGTTTTTAGGCAGGTTATTGAGGATGTGGAGCCGCTGTACAGGAGGGCCCTTGCGGCTAAGGTTAATAACGTGGGTAGGGTTATGGAGGGTAGGAGGGTCGCCATTGTGATTACTA
This window harbors:
- a CDS encoding diphthamide synthesis protein; translation: MGNHYEELAGFLIPLSDIIDSLKNARHVLVEVPLGMRELGLELTKYLVSNGFDALMSARNVWGACDFLVTRDYDAVLHVGHALPPNIRNIINANHGIEEEVRHGEVEVLRLRGGETVVFAPAYYKPHGELLSKLSGELKSLVQDDSIIAYSLPYRLFAEALSGMLNAKLAPSAITGCFVGYPIPNVVFFVGSGYFYPLTFKLLKPSARVYLVDVFRQVIEDVEPLYRRALAAKVNNVGRVMEGRRVAIVITRKPGQRRLDLLSEVQGILRSLGKDFVVVEGDELSPDALDNLPVDGIINTACPRIGIDDLDRFIKPVINARDLMRGDLLGNLLGW